From a single Candidatus Woesearchaeota archaeon genomic region:
- a CDS encoding 50S ribosomal protein L34e, whose product MVAPKYRSRSKRRVFVRTPSGKTVIHYKDRAPKTGTCPVTGEKLKGMPRVLPAKQQNMAKSKKRPQRPFGGVLSSKAMRRVVISEARALSQLE is encoded by the coding sequence ATGGTAGCACCAAAATACAGATCAAGATCAAAACGACGAGTTTTCGTCCGCACACCAAGCGGAAAAACAGTTATACACTATAAAGATCGCGCTCCAAAAACAGGAACATGTCCTGTCACAGGAGAAAAATTAAAAGGAATGCCACGAGTGTTGCCTGCAAAGCAACAGAATATGGCAAAGTCCAAAAAGCGACCACAGCGACCGTTTGGTGGCGTTTTATCCAGCAAAGCAATGCGCCGTGTCGTTATTAGTGAAGCGCGAGCATTGTCACAGCTTGAATAA
- a CDS encoding 50S ribosomal protein L14e codes for MAVFEVGRVCMKIAGRDARKKCVVVDILDNTYVMIDGETRRRKCNIMHLEPLNLAVAIKANASNEEIVKALKEEGIVCDVKKESKKQPQARPKKQKAKKKTAAPAKKVKAEAKPAEKKEAKPKAGKKKE; via the coding sequence ATGGCAGTATTTGAAGTAGGAAGAGTCTGCATGAAGATTGCAGGAAGAGACGCACGAAAAAAGTGTGTTGTTGTGGATATTCTTGATAACACGTATGTTATGATTGATGGCGAAACACGCCGAAGAAAATGCAACATTATGCATTTAGAACCATTGAATCTTGCTGTTGCGATAAAAGCAAACGCGAGCAATGAAGAAATAGTGAAAGCGTTGAAAGAAGAAGGTATTGTTTGTGATGTGAAGAAAGAATCAAAGAAACAACCGCAAGCAAGACCAAAGAAGCAGAAAGCGAAGAAGAAAACCGCTGCTCCAGCAAAGAAAGTAAAAGCTGAAGCAAAGCCTGCTGAGAAAAAAGAAGCAAAACCAAAAGCTGGCAAGAAGAAAGAATAA
- a CDS encoding phenylalanine--tRNA ligase subunit beta encodes MPTVTLNRKVLDTLLGKKLSTEDLKDRIAMIGTDLESIDDKEVVVEIFPNRPDMLSEQGFARALRSFLGVQTGLTEYAVKKSGFKVVVDPSVTMRPYTVCAIVKNLTFTDEKIREIMQVQEKLATTHGRGRKKSAYGIYPLEHITFPISYIAKDPEKVKFKPLGSDELLPASEVLLTHLKAKEYKHLTEGWKKYPFFIDANDNVMCMLPFTNSQDTGKVDLHTREVFIECSGIDFTNVSVALNILVTMLADMGGEIYTLDIMYGTKKFVTPDLTPRCMDLDIDYANKIIGLDLKPADVKKYLEAMGYGMKGKSVLIPAYRADVLHPRDLVEDIAIGYGYENIEEVIPSVATIAQEDPFEVFKQKIGMVLVGRGMYEVSNFHLIDKTVQTTQMGVPHDVLEILDPVSMDYNSLRSWILPCLLQTLRQNKQYDYPQQFFEAGIVFKKDLSKSALAEEFVRLGIVLSHQKASFTEARQALDYIMRMLEVEYTVVEDSLGCFLPGRVGRVIVKDGSEEIKVAYVGELHPSVLTAFGLEMPTAAVELNLTELWKIVGKRL; translated from the coding sequence ATGCCCACCGTCACGCTCAATAGAAAGGTTCTTGACACACTTCTTGGCAAGAAACTTTCTACAGAAGATTTGAAAGATCGCATTGCAATGATAGGAACAGATTTGGAAAGTATTGATGACAAAGAAGTTGTTGTAGAAATTTTTCCAAACAGACCAGACATGCTGAGTGAACAAGGGTTTGCTCGAGCACTGCGTTCGTTTTTAGGAGTACAAACTGGACTTACTGAATATGCTGTCAAAAAAAGTGGCTTCAAAGTTGTTGTTGATCCTTCTGTGACGATGCGTCCATATACTGTTTGCGCGATTGTTAAAAATCTCACGTTTACTGACGAGAAAATACGCGAGATCATGCAAGTGCAGGAAAAACTCGCGACAACGCATGGCCGTGGCCGCAAGAAATCCGCATATGGAATTTATCCTTTGGAGCATATTACTTTCCCTATTAGTTATATCGCGAAAGATCCTGAAAAAGTCAAATTTAAACCACTTGGCTCTGATGAACTCCTTCCCGCGTCAGAAGTGTTATTGACTCATCTGAAAGCAAAAGAGTACAAACATTTGACTGAAGGTTGGAAAAAATATCCATTCTTTATCGACGCGAATGATAATGTTATGTGCATGCTTCCTTTCACAAACTCACAAGATACTGGAAAAGTTGACCTTCATACTCGCGAGGTTTTTATTGAATGCAGTGGTATTGATTTTACCAATGTTTCTGTTGCGCTCAATATTTTAGTGACCATGCTTGCGGATATGGGTGGCGAAATTTATACTCTTGACATTATGTATGGCACAAAGAAATTTGTCACTCCAGATCTAACCCCGCGATGCATGGATCTTGACATTGACTACGCAAACAAAATTATTGGGCTTGATCTGAAGCCAGCAGACGTGAAAAAATATCTCGAAGCAATGGGTTATGGGATGAAAGGAAAATCTGTTTTGATTCCAGCGTATCGCGCAGATGTCTTGCATCCTCGCGATCTTGTGGAAGATATTGCCATTGGGTATGGCTATGAAAACATTGAGGAAGTGATTCCTTCTGTCGCGACGATCGCACAGGAAGATCCTTTTGAAGTGTTCAAACAAAAAATTGGCATGGTGCTTGTTGGTCGCGGGATGTATGAAGTTTCTAACTTTCATTTGATTGACAAAACTGTCCAGACCACGCAGATGGGTGTTCCTCATGATGTTCTGGAGATTTTAGATCCAGTCAGTATGGATTATAACTCGCTTCGTTCGTGGATACTTCCCTGCTTATTGCAGACTTTGCGACAGAACAAACAATATGATTATCCGCAGCAGTTTTTTGAAGCGGGGATTGTGTTTAAAAAAGATCTTTCCAAGTCTGCGCTTGCAGAGGAATTTGTTCGTTTAGGCATTGTTTTATCGCATCAGAAAGCGAGTTTTACAGAAGCTCGACAAGCGCTTGATTATATTATGCGGATGCTTGAAGTAGAATATACAGTTGTTGAAGATTCTTTAGGTTGTTTCCTTCCTGGTAGAGTTGGTCGTGTTATTGTGAAAGATGGCTCTGAGGAGATTAAAGTGGCGTATGTTGGAGAATTGCATCCTTCTGTTTTGACTGCGTTTGGATTAGAGATGCCGACTGCCGCAGTTGAATTGAATTTGACGGAATTATGGAAGATTGTGGGGAAGCGGTTGTAA
- a CDS encoding phenylalanine--tRNA ligase subunit alpha encodes MTVNIAQLIAKLHPLERKVLPALQKSSAFHEIVGVTGLQEVEVMRALQWLQNKELVTLSEEIQEVISLDKNGQLYKEKGLPEKRFLKALEGATVALPLAHVQQNSGLDQNEMTICMGLLRKGKLIINQKDDTPVLDAVNNPKEVCVSLTTEGKMAINKNIFADKEKFLASLEYPRDVRDVSPQEQAVLKELSSRKDILKKTVIKLRSAVLTDHGKTALTFDLTKAFVEQLTPEMLQTGSWKNHEFRHYDVQINVPPISGGKQHIVTQAISYIKQIWLDMGFVEMSGPLLQTSYWDLDSLFVPQDHPARQMQDTFFIKDASGKKIALGKLPKDFAKIKEIHESGGKTGSTGWQTAWKEEEAQKVLLRTHTTVLSALKLAELGQDPKTLHKRLPLKFFNVGRVFRNEALDWKHLFEFHQVDGIVIDPDANLKNLKAYLRQFFGKMGYPKVRLRPAYFPYTEPSLEVEVWHPKKNQWVELGGAGIFRPEVTVPLLGHDIPVLAWGLGLERIISEYYHLTDVRDLYKNDMKQLQQMKIWVK; translated from the coding sequence ATGACTGTCAACATTGCACAACTTATCGCAAAACTCCATCCGCTTGAACGAAAAGTGCTTCCCGCACTCCAAAAAAGCTCTGCTTTTCACGAAATAGTTGGCGTTACGGGGTTACAAGAAGTCGAAGTCATGCGCGCACTGCAATGGCTCCAAAACAAAGAACTCGTCACCCTCTCTGAGGAAATCCAAGAAGTTATTTCTCTCGACAAAAATGGTCAATTGTACAAAGAAAAAGGACTTCCTGAAAAACGTTTTTTGAAAGCACTCGAAGGAGCAACTGTTGCACTGCCCCTTGCTCATGTTCAGCAGAATAGCGGCCTTGATCAAAACGAAATGACTATTTGCATGGGATTGCTGAGAAAAGGAAAGTTGATTATTAACCAAAAAGATGACACCCCTGTTCTTGATGCGGTCAACAATCCAAAAGAAGTTTGTGTCTCCTTAACAACTGAAGGAAAAATGGCTATTAATAAAAATATCTTCGCTGATAAAGAAAAATTCCTCGCTTCTTTAGAATATCCACGCGATGTTCGTGATGTTTCTCCACAAGAACAAGCTGTTCTCAAAGAGCTTTCTTCACGAAAAGACATTCTTAAAAAAACAGTGATTAAACTTCGCTCTGCGGTCTTAACGGATCATGGAAAAACCGCGCTGACGTTTGATCTCACTAAAGCGTTTGTTGAACAACTCACTCCAGAAATGCTGCAAACAGGAAGCTGGAAAAATCATGAATTTAGGCATTATGATGTTCAGATCAACGTTCCTCCTATTTCTGGCGGTAAACAACATATTGTCACGCAGGCGATTTCCTACATCAAACAAATTTGGCTCGACATGGGATTTGTCGAGATGAGTGGTCCACTTCTTCAAACTTCATATTGGGATCTTGATTCGCTTTTTGTTCCCCAGGATCATCCTGCCAGGCAAATGCAAGACACTTTTTTTATCAAAGATGCATCAGGGAAAAAGATCGCGCTTGGCAAACTTCCTAAAGATTTCGCGAAAATCAAAGAGATTCATGAATCTGGCGGCAAAACAGGAAGCACTGGTTGGCAGACCGCCTGGAAAGAAGAAGAAGCACAAAAAGTACTCTTGCGAACGCATACCACTGTTCTTAGCGCGCTCAAACTTGCAGAGCTTGGTCAAGATCCAAAAACACTGCACAAACGATTGCCATTGAAATTTTTTAATGTTGGACGCGTGTTTCGCAATGAAGCGTTGGATTGGAAACATTTATTTGAATTCCATCAAGTCGATGGTATTGTTATTGATCCTGACGCGAATCTCAAAAACCTGAAAGCGTATTTGCGTCAATTCTTTGGAAAAATGGGGTATCCAAAAGTTCGCTTGCGTCCTGCGTATTTTCCTTATACAGAACCATCTCTTGAGGTTGAAGTCTGGCATCCAAAAAAGAATCAATGGGTTGAACTTGGCGGCGCAGGTATTTTCCGTCCAGAAGTGACTGTTCCATTGCTTGGTCATGATATTCCTGTGCTTGCATGGGGTCTTGGACTTGAGCGCATTATCTCTGAATATTATCATTTAACAGATGTCCGCGATCTTTACAAAAATGACATGAAGCAACTCCAACAGATGAAAATTTGGGTGAAATAA
- a CDS encoding TrmB family transcriptional regulator: protein MIVKEELLGKLRRYFKLNLYEVKIWAALLSRGVSTAGELSDIANVPRSRSYDVLESLEKKGFVVMKLGKPIKYLAVAPSEVIERVKKNMKGEIENRIKHLDDMKNTELITELDTLHTQGVDLVEPADLSGSLRGRHNLYNHLELTIRNAEQSVVLMTTSQGLIRKVEGLKSTFEKIKKRGVKVRIAAPLTKETAAAVKDLSDVAEIRHTDSKARFCIVDGKEMIFMVLDDQDVHPTYDIGIWINTPFFATAMIDLFNVAWEDMKPAAKVLK, encoded by the coding sequence ATGATAGTAAAAGAAGAACTGTTAGGAAAACTACGTCGGTATTTTAAATTAAACTTATACGAAGTCAAAATTTGGGCCGCATTGTTATCTCGGGGAGTCTCCACAGCTGGAGAACTCAGCGACATCGCAAACGTTCCACGCAGCAGAAGCTATGATGTTCTTGAAAGCCTTGAGAAAAAAGGTTTCGTTGTTATGAAACTCGGGAAACCAATCAAATATCTTGCAGTTGCTCCATCTGAAGTTATTGAACGCGTTAAAAAGAACATGAAGGGAGAAATTGAAAACCGCATTAAACATCTTGATGACATGAAAAACACAGAACTGATCACTGAACTTGATACCTTGCACACACAAGGGGTTGATCTTGTTGAACCAGCTGATCTTTCTGGCAGTCTTCGTGGACGACACAACCTTTACAATCATCTTGAATTGACGATTCGAAACGCAGAGCAATCTGTTGTTTTGATGACCACTTCTCAAGGGTTGATTCGTAAAGTCGAAGGATTAAAGTCAACATTTGAGAAAATCAAAAAACGTGGTGTTAAAGTGCGCATCGCTGCTCCTTTGACCAAAGAAACAGCTGCCGCAGTGAAGGATCTTTCTGATGTTGCAGAAATTCGCCATACAGATAGCAAAGCGCGATTCTGCATTGTTGATGGTAAAGAAATGATCTTCATGGTTCTTGATGATCAAGACGTCCATCCTACCTACGATATTGGGATTTGGATTAACACGCCATTCTTTGCAACAGCAATGATTGATCTTTTCAACGTCGCATGGGAAGATATGAAACCAGCAGCAAAGGTTTTGAAGTAG
- a CDS encoding HesA/MoeB/ThiF family protein, with amino-acid sequence MKAKEASRYSRQELLKEIGSKGQKLLKTAKVIIIGLGALGTTTANLLARAGVGMIGLVDRDVIELHNLQRQTIFTEEDCNKPKAEVAAAWLKKTNSTIKIEVYPLELNHETAEILKNYDLILDCTDNMETRFLINDFCVKNKKQWIYCSAVGTKGRLFTIVPDKTPCFRCLFAVPKPGSLETCDTAGVLNTITTTIAALQVTEAIKVLTKQQTAKELLAVDVWKQELQKIQVKSNAKCICCKKKKYEFLEGKKETVSIKLCGQGRIQIKGRTPNIPAIKKRLEQNGIVKATAYGIHFTNNDADFFLFNDGRCLIKAATKEEAKNVYSKWVGN; translated from the coding sequence ATGAAAGCCAAAGAAGCAAGCAGGTACAGCAGGCAAGAACTACTCAAAGAAATAGGATCAAAAGGTCAAAAGCTCCTCAAGACTGCAAAAGTAATTATCATTGGTCTTGGCGCGTTAGGAACAACAACAGCAAATCTTCTTGCACGAGCAGGAGTTGGAATGATAGGACTTGTGGATCGAGATGTTATTGAACTGCATAATCTCCAGCGGCAGACAATATTTACAGAAGAAGACTGCAATAAACCAAAAGCAGAAGTCGCTGCAGCGTGGCTCAAGAAAACAAACAGCACAATAAAAATTGAAGTCTATCCGCTTGAACTGAATCATGAAACAGCGGAGATACTCAAAAACTACGATCTTATACTTGATTGCACAGACAATATGGAAACACGATTTTTGATCAACGATTTCTGTGTGAAAAACAAAAAACAATGGATCTATTGCAGCGCGGTCGGAACAAAGGGCAGACTGTTCACGATTGTTCCAGACAAAACACCCTGCTTCCGCTGTCTGTTCGCAGTGCCAAAGCCAGGAAGTCTGGAAACCTGCGATACTGCTGGTGTTTTGAATACAATCACCACAACAATCGCAGCGTTGCAAGTGACAGAAGCGATAAAAGTACTCACCAAACAACAAACAGCAAAAGAATTGCTTGCGGTTGATGTGTGGAAACAAGAACTGCAGAAAATACAAGTAAAAAGCAATGCAAAATGCATCTGCTGCAAAAAGAAGAAGTATGAATTCTTAGAAGGAAAGAAAGAAACAGTTTCCATCAAATTATGTGGACAAGGAAGAATCCAGATCAAAGGAAGAACACCTAATATTCCTGCAATAAAGAAAAGGTTAGAGCAGAATGGAATCGTAAAAGCGACAGCATATGGAATTCATTTCACGAATAATGACGCAGATTTCTTTTTGTTCAATGATGGCAGATGTTTGATCAAAGCAGCAACAAAAGAAGAAGCGAAGAATGTGTATAGTAAATGGGTAGGGAATTAG
- a CDS encoding asparaginase: protein MTTYTNKRIGIIFTGGTVAGNVAKSAVSQNVKSDPNSFKVILDNSVDIVKKNWHIEISPSITELFNVDSSNMQPENWTMMIEEIQRTYDDYDAFIILHGTNTMGYTAAALTFALENINKPVILTGAQVPLGYLGTDSVTNLVNSLRVAVWGYHEIKGVMAVFGSKIITGARVKKGTDFDYDPFKAFQTGELGNIGRFMRINESAMKKHITYLSKYKALAI from the coding sequence ATGACTACATATACCAACAAAAGAATAGGGATTATTTTTACAGGGGGAACTGTCGCTGGAAATGTTGCTAAAAGTGCTGTTTCACAAAACGTAAAATCAGATCCAAATAGTTTTAAGGTTATTTTGGATAATTCTGTTGATATTGTGAAAAAGAATTGGCATATAGAAATCTCTCCTTCTATCACAGAATTGTTTAATGTTGATAGTTCTAACATGCAACCTGAAAATTGGACGATGATGATAGAAGAAATCCAACGCACTTATGATGATTATGATGCGTTTATTATCCTTCATGGTACAAATACTATGGGATATACTGCAGCAGCATTAACGTTTGCATTAGAAAATATCAACAAGCCGGTTATTCTCACAGGAGCTCAAGTTCCTTTAGGCTATTTAGGAACAGACTCTGTCACAAATTTGGTCAATTCTTTGCGAGTGGCTGTTTGGGGCTATCATGAAATTAAAGGAGTAATGGCTGTTTTTGGAAGCAAAATAATCACTGGCGCGAGAGTGAAGAAGGGAACTGATTTTGATTACGATCCTTTCAAGGCTTTTCAAACAGGGGAATTAGGAAATATCGGAAGATTCATGAGAATTAATGAATCTGCTATGAAAAAACATATTACTTATTTATCTAAATACAAAGCATTGGCAATTTAG
- a CDS encoding DUF47 family protein, translating into MNQLRQLFFPTDDRKFFRMLVELSSQISRGATVFKDFVDTYEKLSDQEKGQRVADIKELEHRCDELSHIIIMRLNRSNANTVHMETIHALASLLSTIMDSISDVSRRIVLFRLIKTNAELQQFALLVNNSCREVHAMIEQLHDSRNINKSIIRIHGIEREADYVYHLAMADLFAVKQRDARELIILKDLYDLLENTVDKTEFVARVVENMVAKDRE; encoded by the coding sequence ATGAATCAACTTCGACAACTTTTCTTTCCGACCGATGACCGAAAATTCTTCCGCATGCTTGTGGAACTTAGCTCTCAGATTTCCCGCGGCGCGACTGTTTTCAAAGACTTTGTTGATACTTACGAAAAGCTTTCTGATCAAGAAAAAGGACAGCGGGTAGCGGATATTAAAGAGTTAGAACATCGCTGCGATGAGTTAAGTCATATTATTATTATGCGTCTCAATCGTTCCAACGCGAATACAGTGCACATGGAAACCATTCACGCGCTTGCTTCTTTGTTGAGCACAATAATGGATAGCATCAGCGATGTTTCCAGGCGTATTGTGCTTTTCCGACTTATAAAAACCAATGCTGAACTTCAGCAATTTGCTCTTCTTGTGAATAATTCCTGCAGAGAAGTTCATGCGATGATTGAACAATTGCACGATTCTCGTAACATTAACAAATCGATCATTCGGATTCATGGCATTGAACGTGAGGCGGATTATGTGTATCATCTCGCGATGGCGGATCTTTTTGCGGTCAAACAGCGCGACGCTCGTGAGTTAATTATTTTGAAAGATTTGTATGATCTTCTTGAGAATACTGTTGATAAAACAGAGTTTGTCGCTCGCGTTGTCGAGAATATGGTCGCGAAGGATAGAGAGTAA
- a CDS encoding sugar phosphate isomerase/epimerase — protein sequence MRSIGVKIFPNGKAFYEIMEPYIDFVEIMAVEGAEYTWLQERTKSVIIHHEHDGFGINHANPAKRKKNQAATNWAIHLADKFNAEKIIVHAGHIENKECSLKEAAAQLQATWDKRIIFENLIAVANGQYMFCYDKKDLLFLTKTFKTGICLDLSHAIISGMEMHKNPEYFLKELKTLPIVHGHVCDGHVEVPIDQHIHIGDGNFSVKEYLKYIPKERDITLETPRNIEKAKKDIAFLRRYG from the coding sequence ATGAGAAGTATAGGAGTAAAAATATTCCCGAATGGGAAGGCGTTTTATGAAATTATGGAACCCTACATTGACTTTGTAGAAATTATGGCAGTGGAAGGCGCGGAATACACATGGCTGCAAGAAAGAACAAAATCCGTGATCATTCATCATGAACATGATGGGTTTGGGATCAATCACGCAAATCCTGCGAAAAGAAAAAAGAATCAAGCAGCAACAAACTGGGCAATTCATTTAGCAGATAAGTTCAATGCGGAAAAAATTATCGTCCACGCAGGACATATCGAGAACAAAGAGTGTTCATTAAAAGAAGCTGCTGCACAGCTGCAAGCGACGTGGGATAAAAGAATAATTTTTGAGAATCTTATTGCAGTGGCAAATGGACAATATATGTTCTGTTATGACAAAAAAGATCTTCTGTTTCTGACAAAGACGTTTAAAACAGGAATCTGTTTGGATCTTTCGCACGCGATCATATCAGGGATGGAAATGCACAAAAATCCAGAATATTTTCTGAAAGAGCTAAAGACATTACCTATAGTGCATGGTCATGTTTGTGACGGTCATGTAGAAGTGCCTATTGATCAGCATATACATATAGGAGATGGGAATTTTTCAGTAAAAGAATATCTCAAATATATTCCAAAAGAAAGAGACATAACACTTGAGACTCCAAGAAATATAGAAAAAGCAAAAAAAGACATTGCGTTTTTGAGGAGATATGGATAA
- a CDS encoding GTP-binding protein: MKTKQTKKKMQKRVEKKNKAKKQKRLPVTIITGYLGSGKTTLVNHILTKNKGIKFAVIVNEFGEIGIDNELIVKTKEDIIELSNGCICCQVRGDLINMILNILKKHKNMQHLIIETSGVANPIPVAQTFFLKELQQLTELDAIITVVDADHFEHNLKQSNGEDQIKAADIILLNKKETVSDKKREHITREIQTKAPHARIIETSHSIIPLELILNIGQFDVKRFVNKKGNWKEEDHAHDEFGNHIEKDGIISFMFKAEKPFDIQKFQLFAQNLPEAIFRSKGIIFFKGLENKAIYQQVGRRIDVKTEMPWKKEKKQTMLVFIGKGFDTQKIEEALKRCFT, translated from the coding sequence ATGAAAACAAAACAAACAAAAAAGAAAATGCAAAAAAGAGTAGAGAAAAAAAACAAGGCAAAGAAGCAAAAGCGCCTCCCTGTCACAATTATAACTGGCTATCTCGGCTCTGGAAAAACAACATTAGTGAATCATATTCTCACCAAAAACAAAGGAATTAAGTTTGCGGTGATTGTCAATGAATTTGGAGAGATAGGCATTGACAACGAATTAATTGTGAAGACAAAAGAAGATATCATTGAATTAAGCAATGGCTGTATTTGTTGCCAAGTGCGGGGAGATCTCATCAATATGATCCTTAACATTCTCAAAAAGCACAAGAATATGCAGCATCTCATTATTGAAACATCAGGAGTTGCGAATCCAATCCCTGTCGCGCAGACATTTTTTCTCAAGGAACTCCAACAACTAACAGAACTGGATGCAATAATTACAGTAGTGGACGCGGATCACTTTGAACATAATCTCAAACAAAGCAATGGAGAAGATCAAATTAAAGCAGCGGACATTATTCTCCTCAACAAAAAAGAAACAGTGAGCGACAAAAAGCGCGAACATATCACGAGAGAAATCCAAACAAAAGCACCACACGCAAGAATTATTGAAACAAGCCACAGTATAATCCCACTCGAACTGATCCTCAATATTGGACAATTTGACGTTAAACGCTTTGTCAACAAAAAAGGAAATTGGAAAGAAGAAGATCATGCCCATGATGAGTTTGGAAATCACATAGAAAAAGATGGAATCATCTCATTTATGTTCAAAGCAGAGAAACCATTTGATATCCAAAAATTCCAATTGTTTGCACAAAATTTACCAGAGGCAATTTTTAGAAGTAAAGGAATTATTTTTTTCAAAGGACTAGAGAACAAGGCAATCTATCAACAAGTAGGACGAAGAATTGATGTCAAAACAGAAATGCCCTGGAAAAAAGAAAAGAAACAAACAATGCTCGTGTTTATTGGAAAAGGATTTGATACACAAAAAATAGAAGAAGCATTAAAAAGATGCTTTACATAA
- the rpe gene encoding ribulose-phosphate 3-epimerase, whose product MQHIKIAPSILAIKDLKSLESELKKLETADLIHIDVMDGIFVENKTPFLDPKIASQLRKATTLPLDVHLMVQEPEKYIDTFIEAGADMISIHCESQGNHKEAIKKIQARGKKAGIAINPETSIENVLPICESADFILVMTVVPGKGGQAYIQETNKKIQELRKLFPDKNIEVDGGIKVENVHTPINAGANIIVSGTGIFNTENYKETMQKMKHAIIIGADHAGFQRKEEVKQWLHENKYAIIDAGTDSEESCDYPDIAKKVAQEVSRDATKKGILVCGTGIGMSIAANKIKGIRGAHVASEYEAQMAKQHNDANILCLGSRTADKETTIKCIQAWLSSAFEGGKHERRIGKIEE is encoded by the coding sequence ATGCAACACATCAAAATAGCCCCCTCAATACTAGCAATAAAAGACCTCAAGAGTTTAGAATCAGAACTCAAGAAACTTGAAACAGCAGACCTCATTCACATTGATGTTATGGATGGAATATTTGTAGAAAACAAAACACCATTCCTTGATCCAAAAATAGCATCACAACTCAGAAAAGCAACAACGCTTCCACTCGATGTGCACCTCATGGTGCAAGAACCTGAGAAATACATCGACACGTTCATAGAAGCAGGAGCGGACATGATTTCCATCCATTGCGAAAGTCAAGGAAATCACAAAGAAGCAATAAAAAAAATACAAGCAAGAGGAAAAAAAGCAGGAATTGCGATAAATCCAGAAACCTCAATAGAAAATGTGCTTCCAATCTGCGAATCCGCAGATTTCATATTAGTAATGACTGTTGTCCCCGGAAAAGGTGGGCAAGCATACATCCAGGAAACGAACAAAAAGATTCAAGAACTCAGAAAGCTGTTTCCAGACAAAAACATTGAAGTGGATGGCGGCATAAAAGTAGAAAATGTACACACCCCAATCAACGCAGGAGCAAATATAATTGTCAGCGGTACAGGAATATTCAACACAGAAAATTACAAAGAGACAATGCAAAAAATGAAACACGCAATTATTATTGGCGCGGATCACGCAGGATTCCAAAGAAAAGAGGAAGTAAAGCAATGGTTGCACGAAAACAAATATGCAATCATAGACGCAGGAACAGATTCTGAAGAAAGTTGTGATTATCCTGATATTGCGAAGAAAGTTGCGCAAGAAGTCAGCAGAGATGCGACAAAGAAAGGAATTCTTGTTTGTGGAACAGGCATTGGCATGAGTATTGCAGCGAATAAAATAAAAGGTATCAGAGGAGCGCATGTCGCGAGCGAGTATGAAGCGCAGATGGCAAAGCAGCATAATGATGCGAATATTCTTTGTCTTGGATCGAGAACTGCAGACAAAGAAACAACAATAAAATGTATCCAAGCATGGCTCTCTTCTGCATTCGAAGGCGGAAAGCATGAGAGACGGATTGGAAAGATAGAGGAGTAA
- a CDS encoding PIG-L family deacetylase has translation MPESILVFSAHNDDQIIGAGGTLAKYAKGGKEITVFIFSFGESSHPHFHKEEIIKTRVRELIVADEILDIKRSYHLGLKEGDFFNEFTKKKRKESIMRIIKEKNPQKIFTHSMNDPHPDHKAVNNIILSILKESNYKGEIYTFDVWNPFNLRNRNLPKLVVDITDTFQAKVKALRCHDSQFLALITMVPSIYIRGIMNGLQYGKRYCEQFTKIQ, from the coding sequence ATGCCAGAATCCATCCTTGTCTTTAGCGCGCATAACGATGACCAGATTATAGGTGCAGGGGGCACACTCGCAAAATACGCTAAAGGAGGGAAAGAGATTACAGTCTTCATATTCTCGTTTGGGGAATCATCGCATCCGCATTTTCATAAAGAAGAAATCATCAAAACAAGAGTACGAGAACTCATTGTTGCAGATGAAATTCTCGATATCAAGCGATCTTATCACCTTGGATTAAAAGAAGGAGATTTCTTTAATGAGTTTACAAAAAAGAAGAGAAAAGAAAGTATTATGAGAATAATTAAAGAAAAAAATCCACAAAAAATATTCACGCATTCCATGAATGATCCGCATCCCGATCATAAAGCAGTAAACAACATCATTCTTTCTATACTAAAAGAAAGCAACTACAAAGGAGAAATATATACATTTGATGTCTGGAATCCGTTTAATCTACGGAACAGAAACCTTCCAAAATTAGTAGTCGACATCACAGACACATTTCAGGCAAAAGTGAAAGCGTTGCGCTGCCATGACAGCCAGTTTCTTGCGCTTATTACCATGGTTCCTAGTATTTATATCCGCGGAATCATGAATGGACTCCAATACGGAAAAAGATATTGCGAACAATTCACAAAAATACAATAA